In Natronococcus occultus SP4, the following proteins share a genomic window:
- a CDS encoding nucleotide sugar dehydrogenase, translated as MTPPLSDTESRTDRPESDHPGSIEQTTDDRLQDVTVCVVGLGYVGLPLAVGFAQADYEVVGFDVDSSKVETLRNGVDTTGDLSDEDVLDGDITYTTNASAIRDADYVLVTVPTPVEDERPNLEFIESAAETVGKHLTRGTTVVLESTVYPGVTREEFAPAIEDASGLERGADFFVAYSPERATPGDGEHSLDSVVKVVGGESNDVLENVATLYESVVEAGVHRAPSIEVAEACKVVENIQRDVNIALMNELSMALEKMDIDTQDVLEAAGTKWNFHDYQPGLVGGHCIPVDPYFFAHRARQAGADPELILTGRDVNEAMPDHIADLTIKALNDGHKTLCESRILVLGLAYKPNVGDIRSSKVANVIDRLQQFDIDVVGYDPHADGAAVERSFGIDVQESLSFAGFDGVILATPHAEFDDLALDGMVAALNDDPALVDVAGAFDADDATAQGFSYRRV; from the coding sequence ATGACCCCACCACTCAGCGATACCGAGAGCCGAACTGACAGACCAGAGAGCGATCATCCGGGCAGTATCGAACAGACGACGGACGATCGCCTCCAGGACGTGACGGTCTGTGTCGTCGGTCTTGGCTACGTCGGACTCCCGCTTGCGGTCGGGTTTGCACAGGCGGACTACGAGGTCGTTGGCTTCGACGTCGATAGCTCGAAGGTCGAAACGCTGCGAAACGGGGTCGATACGACCGGGGATCTCTCGGATGAAGACGTTCTTGACGGTGACATCACTTACACAACCAATGCGTCCGCAATTCGTGATGCCGACTACGTGCTCGTTACGGTTCCAACGCCTGTCGAGGACGAACGACCGAACCTCGAATTCATCGAGAGCGCCGCCGAAACGGTCGGTAAACACCTGACACGAGGAACGACCGTCGTACTCGAGTCGACGGTGTATCCGGGTGTCACGCGTGAAGAGTTTGCACCGGCTATCGAGGACGCGTCCGGTCTCGAGCGCGGGGCGGACTTTTTCGTCGCGTACTCCCCGGAGCGAGCGACGCCAGGCGACGGCGAACACTCGCTTGACAGCGTCGTCAAGGTCGTCGGCGGAGAGAGCAACGACGTCCTCGAAAACGTCGCGACGCTGTACGAGTCGGTGGTCGAAGCGGGCGTCCACCGCGCCCCGTCGATCGAAGTCGCCGAGGCGTGCAAGGTCGTCGAGAACATCCAGCGCGACGTCAACATCGCGCTAATGAACGAGCTCTCGATGGCCCTCGAGAAGATGGATATCGACACCCAGGACGTCCTCGAGGCCGCGGGAACGAAGTGGAACTTCCACGACTACCAGCCGGGACTGGTCGGCGGGCACTGTATTCCGGTCGATCCCTACTTCTTCGCTCACCGAGCGAGGCAAGCTGGTGCCGACCCGGAACTGATCCTCACGGGTAGGGACGTCAATGAGGCGATGCCCGACCACATCGCCGATCTGACGATCAAAGCGCTCAACGACGGCCACAAGACGCTCTGCGAGAGTCGGATACTCGTGCTTGGATTAGCGTACAAGCCGAACGTCGGTGACATTCGGAGCTCGAAGGTGGCAAACGTCATCGACCGGCTCCAGCAGTTCGACATTGACGTCGTCGGATACGATCCACACGCTGACGGCGCTGCAGTCGAACGGTCGTTCGGAATTGACGTTCAGGAGTCGCTTTCGTTCGCGGGTTTCGACGGGGTCATACTGGCAACACCGCACGCGGAGTTCGATGACCTCGCTCTCGACGGAATGGTGGCGGCGCTCAACGACGATCCTGCCCTGGTTGACGTCGCGGGAGCGTTCGACGCCGATGATGCAACTGCCCAGGGCTTCAGCTACCGGAGGGTATAA
- a CDS encoding glycosyltransferase family 2 protein, translating into MYRGHTVGVIVPAYNEESHIGEVLATIPSFVDRIYAVDDQSTDDTWSVIQEYTTASERVTNDEASNVEAGSPPEAPPSIADGGQIGDTEIVPIRHEENQGAGGALRTGYVRGREDGMDIVVTIDADGQMDPEQLPSLLDPIVEDVADYTKGNRLADPKSRREMPPFRLFGNWLLTQLTKIASGYWTLQDPQNGYTAISQEALAAVDVESLPDDHEYPNDLLVRLNIAGMRIADVSMPAVYDDEESTIEYERFVPITSVTLLQGFLRRMYSQLSNDYRDPVAIGYATGTASFVGAVAVAIDTGSTSLEGDGSSSGLLRATIAFVASGILFLSAMGIDAVKNAENGVYR; encoded by the coding sequence ATGTATCGCGGTCATACGGTCGGTGTCATCGTGCCGGCGTACAACGAGGAATCACACATCGGAGAGGTTCTCGCAACGATACCGTCGTTCGTCGATCGGATCTATGCCGTCGACGATCAGTCGACGGACGACACCTGGAGCGTCATCCAGGAGTACACGACGGCTTCAGAGCGAGTAACCAACGACGAGGCGTCCAACGTCGAAGCCGGGTCTCCACCCGAAGCCCCGCCCTCGATCGCCGACGGCGGGCAGATCGGTGACACCGAGATCGTGCCGATTCGCCACGAGGAAAACCAGGGCGCCGGCGGGGCGCTGCGGACGGGGTACGTCCGCGGGCGCGAAGACGGGATGGACATCGTCGTCACGATAGACGCCGACGGACAGATGGATCCGGAACAGCTCCCGTCACTGCTCGATCCGATCGTCGAGGACGTAGCCGACTATACGAAGGGGAATCGGCTGGCCGATCCGAAAAGTCGGCGGGAGATGCCGCCGTTTCGTCTGTTCGGAAACTGGCTGTTGACCCAGCTGACGAAGATCGCGAGCGGATACTGGACGCTTCAGGATCCACAGAACGGATACACTGCGATCTCCCAGGAGGCACTAGCGGCGGTCGACGTCGAGTCGCTTCCCGACGATCACGAGTATCCGAACGATCTGCTCGTCAGATTAAATATCGCCGGGATGCGGATCGCCGACGTCTCGATGCCGGCGGTGTACGACGACGAGGAGTCGACGATCGAGTACGAGCGGTTCGTTCCGATTACTTCGGTAACGCTCCTGCAGGGGTTTCTTCGGCGGATGTACAGTCAGCTTTCGAACGATTACCGCGATCCGGTAGCAATCGGGTACGCGACCGGGACCGCGTCGTTTGTCGGCGCCGTCGCGGTCGCGATCGATACCGGTTCGACCTCCCTCGAGGGCGACGGATCCTCGAGCGGGCTCCTGCGAGCCACGATAGCGTTCGTAGCGAGCGGAATTCTGTTCCTAAGCGCGATGGGAATCGACGCCGTCAAGAACGCAGAGAACGGGGTGTATCGGTAG
- a CDS encoding DUF354 domain-containing protein, whose amino-acid sequence MRVIVTIQHPAHVHFFKHAVTELEADGHDVYVFARENEVVRDLLEHYEIDHEILAGESDSLFSLARVQATYEARLLARARRIKPDVITAIGGPAATHVAKLVGAKSVVFYDTEHATLIKMLAYPFADVVCTPECYDGDIGSKKIEYPGYHELAYLHPDRFEPDPSVLEEAGLKPDDTFVVMRLSSWDSSHDMGQGGFDDPVEAVERLEDAGATVLITSEVPLPAELESNRVTASPEQMHDLLAYADCFVGEGATMAAEAAVLGTPAVYVNSLSLGYMRDLEEQYGLVFNFNDDNRHARSLEKAVSIIEAGEDDTWNRRRERLLVDRVDVTDVIVRELETAVGTDPDRSTAAANAD is encoded by the coding sequence ATGCGTGTTATCGTGACGATCCAGCACCCGGCCCACGTACACTTCTTCAAACACGCTGTCACCGAACTCGAAGCGGACGGACACGACGTGTACGTCTTCGCACGAGAGAACGAGGTCGTCAGGGATCTCCTCGAACACTACGAGATCGATCACGAGATTCTGGCCGGAGAGTCCGACTCACTGTTCTCGCTTGCGAGGGTGCAGGCGACCTATGAGGCGCGGCTACTGGCCCGAGCGCGCCGGATCAAACCGGACGTAATTACGGCCATCGGCGGCCCCGCAGCGACCCACGTCGCGAAGCTGGTCGGTGCGAAAAGCGTCGTCTTCTACGACACCGAACACGCGACGCTGATCAAGATGCTCGCGTACCCGTTCGCGGACGTCGTCTGTACGCCGGAGTGTTACGACGGAGATATTGGCTCGAAGAAAATCGAGTACCCAGGCTACCACGAACTCGCGTACCTCCATCCCGATCGGTTCGAACCCGATCCGTCAGTGCTCGAGGAGGCGGGACTGAAACCCGACGACACCTTCGTCGTGATGCGGCTGAGTAGCTGGGACTCCTCACACGATATGGGACAGGGCGGCTTCGACGATCCCGTCGAGGCCGTCGAACGACTCGAGGACGCCGGGGCGACGGTCCTGATAACCTCGGAGGTCCCGCTTCCCGCCGAGCTCGAATCCAACCGGGTTACGGCGTCGCCCGAACAGATGCACGATCTGCTCGCGTACGCGGACTGTTTCGTTGGTGAGGGTGCGACGATGGCCGCCGAGGCCGCAGTGCTTGGAACGCCGGCAGTGTACGTGAATTCGCTCTCGCTCGGGTATATGCGGGATCTAGAGGAACAGTACGGGCTCGTTTTCAACTTCAACGACGATAATCGCCACGCCCGCTCGCTGGAAAAGGCCGTCTCGATCATCGAGGCCGGTGAGGACGACACCTGGAACCGTCGACGGGAACGACTGCTCGTCGACCGGGTCGACGTGACCGACGTCATCGTTCGGGAACTCGAGACCGCCGTCGGAACCGATCCGGACCGCTCGACAGCCGCCGCAAACGCCGACTGA